One region of Miscanthus floridulus cultivar M001 chromosome 19, ASM1932011v1, whole genome shotgun sequence genomic DNA includes:
- the LOC136526358 gene encoding protein FAR1-RELATED SEQUENCE 5-like, protein MVLKSEIEQVFINTKHRNCLFHIKTKCYNKNVKVFAANEGLYEDFEDIVNNSLTVEEFERLWKRMIEERNLQGNHYFSKMWEMRKMFIPVYYKIDFFPFIQTTSRSEATNARFKDKRYTVNTDLTEGKEEFTCICAKFSKDGILCSHILKIVIKMEINTIPDKYFLDRWSKKDMKVHLERREEETVTKSSLLRFNILSRKSTILNSKAAKNEEAMEYLMAEFDKMEINLDRMLSTQQTGEAQNDQQGETIVAQARDPQTKIDDPERI, encoded by the coding sequence ATGGTGTTGAAATCAGAAATAGAGCAAGTCTTCATAAACACAAAGCATAGAAATTGCTTGTTCCACATAAAGACCAAATGCTACAATAAGAATGTTAAGGTCTTTGCAGCAAACGAAGGACTATATGAAGACTTTGAAGATATAGTGAACAATAGTCTAACAGTAGAAGAATTTGAGCGACTTTGGAAGAGAATGATTGAGGAAAGAAACCTTCAAGGGAATCACTACTTTTCCAAAATGTGGGAAATGAGGAAAATGTTTATCCCGGTCTACTACAAAATTGACTTCTTCCCTTTCATACAGACCACATCTAGAAGTGAGGCAACAAATGCGAGGTTCAAAGACAAGAGATATACAGTAAACACTGACCTAACAGAAGGCAAAGAAGAATTTACCTGCATATGTGCAAAATTCAGCAAAGATGGGATACTCTGCTCTCATATCCTGAAAATAGTCATTAAAATGGAAATCAACACAATTCCAGACAAATACTTCTTAGATAGGTGGAGCAAAAAGGATATGAAGGTACATCTTGAAAGACGAGAAGAAGAAACAGTTACAAAAAGCTCATTATTGAGATTCAACATATTATCCAGGAAGTCAACAATATTGAATTCAAAAGCAGCAAAAAATGAGGAAGCCATGGAATACCTTATGGCAGaattcgacaagatggaaatcaatttaGATAGAATGTTATCTACTCAGCAAACAGGTGAAGCACAAAATGACCAGCAAGGAGAAACTATAGTAGCACAAGCTAGAGATCCACAGACTAAAATAGATGATCCAGAAAGAATTTAG